Proteins from a single region of Nomascus leucogenys isolate Asia chromosome 2, Asia_NLE_v1, whole genome shotgun sequence:
- the MED7 gene encoding mediator of RNA polymerase II transcription subunit 7, whose translation MGEPQQVSALPPPPMQYIKEYTDENIQEGLAPKPPPPIKDSYMMFGNQFQCDDLIIRPLESQGIERLHPMQFDHKKELRKLNMSILINFLDLLDILIRSPGSIKREEKLEDLKLLFVHVHHLINEYRPHQARETLRVMMEVQKRQRLETAERFQKHLERVIEMIQNCLASLPDDLPHSEAGMRVKTEPMDADDSNNCTGQNEHQRENSGHRRDQIIEKDAALCVLIDEMNERP comes from the coding sequence ATGGGTGAACCACAGCAAGTGAGTGCACTTCCACCACCTCCAATGCAATATATTAAGGAATATACGGATGAAAATATTCAAGAAGGCTTAGCTCCCAAGCCTCCCCCTCCAATAAAAGACAGTTACATGATGTTTGGCAATCAGTTCCAATGTGATGATCTTATCATCCGCCCTTTGGAAAGTCAGGGAATCGAACGGCTTCATCCTATGCAGTTTGATCACAAGAAAGAACTGAGAAAACTTAATATGTCTATCCTTATTAATTTCTTGGaccttttagatattttaataagGAGCCCTGGGAGTATAAAACGAGAAGAGAAACTAGAAGATCTTAAGCTGCTTTTTGTACACGTGCATCATCTTATAAATGAATACCGACCCCACCAAGCAAGAGAGACCTTGAGAGTCATGATGGAGGTCCAGAAACGTCAACGGCTTGAAACAGCTGAGAGGTTTCAAAAACACCTGGAACGAGTAATTGAAATGATTCAGAATTGCTTGGCTTCTTTGCCTGATGATTTGCCTCATTCAGAAGCAGGAATGAGAGTAAAAACTGAACCAATGGATGCTGATGATAGCAACAATTGTACTGGACAGAATGAACATCAAAGAGAAAATTCAGGTCATAGGAGAGATCAGATTATAGAGAAAGATGCTGCCTTGTGTGTCCTAATTGATGAGATGAATGAAAGACCATGA